The Sphingomonas sp. G-3-2-10 DNA window GATCTCCGGATGGTGCGCATCCAGCCCCCCGGTCAGCGCCCCGAACGCCGGCAGGATCAGCTTGGTCCGCGTCGCGACGAAGCAGCGCCGCGCAACGCTGCGCCCGCGCACCTGCACGCGCAGCTTGGGGTGGAAATGCCCCGAAAGCTCCGGCCGCACCTCGCGCGGATCGGCTTCGTGGCGCAGCAACAGGCCTTCGACTTCGGCTTCCTCATGGATCGTGCCGCCGAACGGATCGTCGAGCGCCACATCATGGTTGCCGGTGATCCAGCGCCAATCGAGCCGCGCGGTCAGCCCAAGCAGCAGGTCGCGCGCGGCTTCGGGCAAGCGTTCGGCGCCGCCCGAATCGTGGAAGCTGTCGCCGAGGCACCACAGCTCTGCCGCGCCGGTACGGTCCGCCAGATCGGCGACCGCGCTCAATGTCGCAATCGAATCATAGGGCGGTAGCATCTGCCCGCGCGCGGCGAACCAGCTGGCTTTCTCGAAATGGAGATCGGCGACGAGCAAGGCGCGCCGCGCCGGCCAGTAGAGCGCGCCCTGAGGCAGCGCCATCAACTCGTGGCCAGCGAACGAAAGGGGAACCATTTCCCCGCTATCGTCGCCGCTACCGCTCACGTCAACAGCGCTGGATCGGCACCGCGCGGCCATTGATCGTCAGTACGCCATGCTTCTGATCAGTGCGCGACACGGTGTAGCGCAATTGCTCAGGCGATTTCAGCTTTTCGACTCCGCCATATTCGCTGTCCAGTGCGACGCGCTCATGGATCGTTTCGGTCACGGTATCGCCGTCGAGCTTCCACGTGCCGATATTGCCGGCATTCTCCAGCCGCCCATCGGCTTCGTAAGTGACGACCAGATCGGTCGAGCATTCGCCGGCGAACGACCAGGTGCCGATCATCCAGCTCGCCAGGTCACCCGCGGGCGCCATGCTGTTCCCATCCGGCTCACCGGTAGGCGGTGCATTGGGCGCAGTGGGCGTCACCGCTTCGTTCTTCGGCTGGGGGGCCTGTTCCTGACACGCGGACAGGGCAACCAGAACCGTCGCCGCCAGCAGAACCCGCTTCACCATGATCCCCACTCCCTTGCCGCCCGTCTAACCGATCGGGACGGCGCGCGGTAGACGGATCAGGCGGCCTCGACCTGCTTCGCCTGTGCCATTTCGCCCAGTCCGCCAAGGATTCGCACCCAGCTGCGCATCCCCTTGTGGAAGCTTTTCAACTCGTATTTCTCGTTGGGCGAATGGATATTGTCGTCGGCCAGCGCGAAGCCGACCAGCACCGTATCCATGTCGAGGATCGAGCGGATCGAAGTCACCACCGGGATGCCGCCGCCGCAGCCGATCAGCGCCGCCTTGCCCCATTCTGCATCGAGCGCGCCGCGCGTCGCCGCAACCGCCGGGCTGTCGCTCGGCACGGTCACCGCCGGGCTGCCGGGGCCACGCGAGGTGAAGACGGCTTCGCAATCGGCGGGAAGCCGGTCGCGGACATGACGTTCGAACGCCGCCCACACCTTGTCCGGATCCTGCCGCCCGACGAGACGGAAGCTGATCTTGGCATGCGCTTCGGCCGGGATCACCGTCTTGAAGCCTTCGCCGGTATAGCCGCCCCAGATGCCGTTCACTTCGGCGGTCGGCCGCGCCCAGATCTGTTCCAGCGCGTCCGTGCCCGCTTCGCCCGCCGGCACGCGCAGCCCGACATCGCCAAGGAATTCGGCATCGTCGAAGCCGAGCGCGTCCCACGACTGACGCACCCCGGCGGGCACCGGATCGACGCCATCGTAGAAGCCGTCGAGCGTCACGCGGCCGTCCTTGTCCTTCATCTCGCCGAGGATCGTCGCGAGCAGCTGGATCGGGTTGCGCGCCGCCCCGCCATACAGGCCGGAGTGGAGATCGCGCCGCGCCGCCTTGATCGTCACTTCGCCCGCGGCCATGCCGCGCAGGCCGATGGTCAGGCCGGGCGTGTCGGCATCCCACATCAGCGTGTCGCAGATCAGCGCGAAATCGGCCTTCAGCTCTTGGGCATGTTCGCGCAGGAACGGCTCGAGGCTGACCGAACCCGATTCCTCCTCGCCTTCGAACAGGATCGTGACCTTGCACGGCAGCGCGCCCGTGGTTTCCTTCCAGGCGCGGCACGCCTCGACAAAGGTGCGCAGCTGGCCCTTGTCGTCGCTGGCGCCGCGGCCGACGATGATCTCGCCGCCATTCGCGCCATCCTCGAGCGAGGGATCGAACGGATCGCGCCGCCACAGCTCGATCGGATCGACCGGCTGGACGTCGTAATGGCCATAGAACAGCACATGAGGGCCGGGTCCATCATGATGCGCCACCACCATCGGATGCCCCGGCGTCTGCGCCACACGCGCGTCGAAACCGATATCGGACAGCTCGGCGGCGAGCAGCGCGGCGGCCTTCTGGCATTCCCGGGCATAAGCGGGGTCGGTCGAAACCGACTGGACGCGCATCAGCGCAAAGAGGCGTTCGAGCGTGTCGTCGAGATGCGTCTCGATATAATCGAGCGCTGCGGTGTCGCTGTTTTTCATCGCCGGGAAATAGGCCTCACGACGGGGGCGAACAACCCCGCTTGCCTCCGCACGACGCTTGATCCACCACCCTGCCCATGACCAGTCTTTCCCCCGCCGGCACCGAAGCCGCCGACATCCTGGCCGCGCTCGGCTGCCCCCTCACCGCCGCCGGGCGCACCTCGCCGGTCGACGGATCGACCATGCCCGCCGTTCCCGAATGCGAGTCGGTCGATGCCGCCATCGCCCGCTCGGTCACTGCGTTCGAAGCGTGGCGTTCGGTGCCCGGCCCGGTGCGCGGCCAGCTCGTCCGGCTGTTCGGCGAAGCCTTGCGCGAGCATCGCGACGCGCTGGGCCGGCTGGTGACGATCGAGACCGGCAAGCCGCTTTCCGAAGGCGTCGGCGAAGTGCAGGAGATGATCGACATCTGCGAATTCGCGGTCGGCCTTTCCCGCCAGCTTTACGGCCTGACCATCGCCAGCGAGCGCGCGAGCCATCACATGCGCGAGATGTGGCACCCGCTGGGGCCGGTCGCGGTGATCAGCGCGTTCAACTTTCCGGTCGCGGTCTGGGCATGGAATGCCTGCCTCGCGCTGGTCTGCGGCGACAGCGTGTTGTGGAAGCCGAGCGAGAAGACGCCTGTCACCGCATGGGCCGTCCAGTCGGTGTTCGATCGGGTGGTGAAGGACTTCGGCGCCCCCGAGGGCCTGTCGCAACTCGTCACCGGCGGACGCGATGCGGGCGAGGCGCTTGCCCGCGATCCGCGCATCCCGCTCGTCTCGGCGACCGGCAGCGTGCCGATGGGCCGCGCGGTCGCCACGGTCGTCGCCGGGCGTCTGGGCCGCAGCCTGCTCGAACTGGGCGGCAATGCCGCGACGATCGTCGCCCCCACCGCCGATCTGGAACTGGCGTTGCGCGCCATCGCGTTCGGCGCGGCGGGCACGACCGGCCAGCGCTGCACCACGATGCGGCGGCTGATCGTGCATGACAGCATCTACGACGCGCTGCTGCCGCGCCTGAAAAAGGCGTTCGGATCGCTGCGCATCGGCGATCCGCGCAAGGGCGACACGCTGATCGGTCCGATGATCGATGCCGGCGCGGTCAAGGCGATGAGCGCGGCGCTGGAACGCGCGCGCGCCGAAGGTGGCGAAGTGACCGGCGGCGAATGGCTGGGCGATTGCTATGTCGCGCCGGCGCTGGCCGAGATGCCGGGCCAGAGCGATCTGGTGCGCGAGGAGACCTTCGCCCCGATCCTCTATGTCCTGCGCTATTCGGAGTTCGACGAAGCGATCGCGCTTCAGCGCGACGTGCCGCAGGGCCTGTCCTCGTCGATCCTGACCAACGATCTGCGCGAAGCCGAGGCGTTCCTGTCGGCCACGGGCTCCGATTGCGGCATCGCCAATATCAATATGGGCACGAGCGGCGCCGAGATCGGCGGCGCGTTCGGCGGCGAGAAGGAAACCGGCGGCGGGCGCGAGTCCGGATCGGACAGCTGGAAGGCCTATATGCGCCGCCAGACCCAGAACGTGAATTACGGCCGCACCCTGCCGCTGGCGCAGGGCGTCGAATTCGACCTGTGACGGGAAAGGGCGGGGCGCCGAAGCACCCCGCCCCTCGCTTCAGCCGATATCGGCGATCAGGAAGGCGATCACCACCACGGTGACCACCAGCAAAGCGGCGATGGCATAGCCGGTCATCGACGGCTTGAACGCCTTGGGATGATCGGCGCGAAGCTGGTCCATCTTCGCCTGCATCCCCGGCCGCGAGGACAGCGAGCCGCGCTGGAGGATCGGGGCGCTGGTCATGAACAGCAATGCGCGTTCGACTTCGGCGGGCATCACATCGGGATAGCGCCGGAGAATGTCCTCGACCGCCGCGACGGTGGTGTCGGCCGCGTCGCGCGGAACGGTCCATTCGGGGTTGGATTCATGTTCGATAATCATCGGATACTGCCTTGCATGGCGCGCGCCGCTGCCCGTGGCAGCCCGGCGCACGCATCGTATTGAGCGCCCGCCCGATCAGGCCGGGCAGGCGAATTGCTTGAAATGGGGAAGGATCAGGCCAGTGGCGGCGCGCGCGGCTGCGCGGCGATGCGCCAGCGCAGCGGCTGCTGGATCGTCCCGGCCGCGGCGACCGGAGCGACCGGGGCGCTCGCGACATGGACAAGCGCCGGCGCCAGCGGAAGCAGCGCCGGACCATCGTCGAAATCGCGGCCCGAACCGGGCTTCGATCCATGAACGGTCCGCCGCGCATCGACATGGCGGTCCTGCGATTGCAGCGCATGGGGAGCCGGCGACTGGGCGCTGACGATCGTGACGCCATTGCTGCCCGGCGCCCCGCCCGGATCGGGCAGGACGGCAAGGAACAGCGCGACCGCGAAGCAAAGCAACGCGGTGCCTGCCGAACGGAAGCGTTCGAGGGTCACGCTCGGACTATAGGGTATCGGGGCCGAAAAAGCGACCCGGGCAGCGGTCGAACGGACATGACCGGCAAGCAGCCGCTCGATCTGCGCGAGCGGAAGCCACCGGTCACGTCGCCCCTATCAAGGACGGCAGCGCTTATTTCTTGCTGTCGAGATGATCCTTGTAGATCGCGGCGCCGCCACCGAGATACGCCCCGATCGCGAAGCCGATGGCCGTGCCGATGCCCGGAACGATCGAACCGACAGCCGCGCCGATCGCCGCGCCCGTACCGATCGGCACCAGGCCGCCTGCCGCACGCTCATATTCGCGCGCCTCGAATTCCTGAGCGGCCTGTTCGCCCTGCTCGTGCCGAATACGCCTTGCCCGCCGCTGGATGTCGTCGTCGATCCGTCCAAATCCGCTCCGCATGAGTTTCATCCCTGCCAGATTGCGCCTCCAGTCAGAAGTGGCGGAATCGTTAATTAGTTCCACACCATCGCGATATTCGGCAGACTATTCGGTCGGAATTGGATGTATCAAAATATAGTTCTCGTGTTTATTTCGATCTATCAGTATTTTATCTTGGATGCTTACTAAAGCGACCGCGCGATCAGCAGCTTCATGATCTCGCTCGATCCGCCATAGATGCGCTGGACGCGGCTGTTCCGGAACATCCGCGCGATCGGATAGTCGTTGATATAGCCATAGCCGCCGTGGAGCTGGAGACAGGCGTCGACGATCTCCCACTCGGTCTCGGTCACCCACAGCTTGGCGATCGCGGCGGTGGTCAGGTCGAGCGTGCCGTCGACATAGCGCTGGACGCAATCGTTGACATAGACCTTGGCCACCGTCGCCTTGGCCTTGCATTCGGCCAGCTTGAACTGGGTGTTCTGGAAATCGAAGATGCGCTGGCCGAACGCCTCGCGTTCCTTGACATAGTCGGTGGTGGTTTCGAGCGCGCGTTCCATCGTCTGGACGCTGCCGACGGCGATGATCAGCCGTTCGCGCGGCAGCTCGGCCATCAGCTGGCGGAAGCCCTGCCCTTCGCGGTCGCCCAGCAGATTGTCGGCGGGCACCCACACATCGTCGAAGAACAGCTCGCTGGTGTCCTGCGCATCCTGCCCGATCTTGTCGAGCGCCTTGCCCCGGCGGAATCCCTCGGCCTGGTCCGCTTCGACCACCAGCAACGACACGCCCTTGCCGCCCAGCGCCGGATCGGTCTTGGCGACGACGATGATGAAGTCGGCGATCTGGCCGTTCGAGATGAAGGTCTTCGCGCCGTTGATGCGATAGCCGTTGCCG harbors:
- the pdeM gene encoding ligase-associated DNA damage response endonuclease PdeM; protein product: MVPLSFAGHELMALPQGALYWPARRALLVADLHFEKASWFAARGQMLPPYDSIATLSAVADLADRTGAAELWCLGDSFHDSGGAERLPEAARDLLLGLTARLDWRWITGNHDVALDDPFGGTIHEEAEVEGLLLRHEADPREVRPELSGHFHPKLRVQVRGRSVARRCFVATRTKLILPAFGALTGGLDAHHPEIVRAVGPDAQALIAVEGKLLRFPIAA
- a CDS encoding M20/M25/M40 family metallo-hydrolase, with product MKNSDTAALDYIETHLDDTLERLFALMRVQSVSTDPAYARECQKAAALLAAELSDIGFDARVAQTPGHPMVVAHHDGPGPHVLFYGHYDVQPVDPIELWRRDPFDPSLEDGANGGEIIVGRGASDDKGQLRTFVEACRAWKETTGALPCKVTILFEGEEESGSVSLEPFLREHAQELKADFALICDTLMWDADTPGLTIGLRGMAAGEVTIKAARRDLHSGLYGGAARNPIQLLATILGEMKDKDGRVTLDGFYDGVDPVPAGVRQSWDALGFDDAEFLGDVGLRVPAGEAGTDALEQIWARPTAEVNGIWGGYTGEGFKTVIPAEAHAKISFRLVGRQDPDKVWAAFERHVRDRLPADCEAVFTSRGPGSPAVTVPSDSPAVAATRGALDAEWGKAALIGCGGGIPVVTSIRSILDMDTVLVGFALADDNIHSPNEKYELKSFHKGMRSWVRILGGLGEMAQAKQVEAA
- a CDS encoding aldehyde dehydrogenase family protein, whose product is MTSLSPAGTEAADILAALGCPLTAAGRTSPVDGSTMPAVPECESVDAAIARSVTAFEAWRSVPGPVRGQLVRLFGEALREHRDALGRLVTIETGKPLSEGVGEVQEMIDICEFAVGLSRQLYGLTIASERASHHMREMWHPLGPVAVISAFNFPVAVWAWNACLALVCGDSVLWKPSEKTPVTAWAVQSVFDRVVKDFGAPEGLSQLVTGGRDAGEALARDPRIPLVSATGSVPMGRAVATVVAGRLGRSLLELGGNAATIVAPTADLELALRAIAFGAAGTTGQRCTTMRRLIVHDSIYDALLPRLKKAFGSLRIGDPRKGDTLIGPMIDAGAVKAMSAALERARAEGGEVTGGEWLGDCYVAPALAEMPGQSDLVREETFAPILYVLRYSEFDEAIALQRDVPQGLSSSILTNDLREAEAFLSATGSDCGIANINMGTSGAEIGGAFGGEKETGGGRESGSDSWKAYMRRQTQNVNYGRTLPLAQGVEFDL
- a CDS encoding acyl-CoA dehydrogenase family protein, with protein sequence MPVLDVPPPACMRDPEIELLADSAARFFEREATPERIQKWRDEGQVDRSFWRQAGEAGLLGVAIPTEYGGAGGDFRHDVALVEQVAKHGVEGFALSLHNVIILPYVLAHGTEEQKRRWLPKLCSGESVAAIAMSEPGAGSDLQAIRTTALKDGNGYRINGAKTFISNGQIADFIIVVAKTDPALGGKGVSLLVVEADQAEGFRRGKALDKIGQDAQDTSELFFDDVWVPADNLLGDREGQGFRQLMAELPRERLIIAVGSVQTMERALETTTDYVKEREAFGQRIFDFQNTQFKLAECKAKATVAKVYVNDCVQRYVDGTLDLTTAAIAKLWVTETEWEIVDACLQLHGGYGYINDYPIARMFRNSRVQRIYGGSSEIMKLLIARSL